From the Oncorhynchus nerka isolate Pitt River linkage group LG20, Oner_Uvic_2.0, whole genome shotgun sequence genome, one window contains:
- the acvrl1 gene encoding serine/threonine-protein kinase receptor R3 isoform X3, with product MGGAAMVTVLLAGMCLWTSTAHADQSSVGSPSGGPDGVTDLLCTCENKKGTCRNGTCRGAYCFYTKVHGREEKGCFHKDHYKEQCYTSFQGLYVHCCTKNLCNVNSTAPPDPVEPTREEDSVILLVAVPLLVLLILSVAVCGLVLWLRSRRQHHRLGYREDRDVSMLKVPSGTDPTYGEIFDEFCTSGSGTGLPYLVQRTMARQISLVECVGKGRYGEVWRGTWMGESVAVKIFSSRDEQSWFRETEIYNTVQLRHDNILGLAVMHSQTSDYLDVGNNPRVGTKRYMAPEVLDETIRMDIFESYKQTDIWSLGLVLWEISRRTMVNGIVEEYRPPFFDMVPSDPSFEEMKKVVCVDQQRPSLHNRLHSHPILASIAKVMKECWFQSPPARLTALRVRKTLSKLDQDHGYPTEKLKMDL from the exons atgGGGGGTGCTGCCATGGTCACAGTGCTGCTGGCTGGGATGTGCCTGTGGACCTCCACAGCTCATGCAG ATCAGTCATCTGTGGGATCGCCGTCCGGGG GCCCTGACGGCGTCACCGACCTGCTGTGTACATGTGAGAACAAGAAGGGGACGTGTAGGAACGGCACCTGTAGAGGTGCCTACTGCTTCTACACCAAGGTGCATGGCAGAGAGGAGAAGGGCTGCTTCCACAAGGACCACTACAAGGAGCAGTGTTACACCAGCTTCCAGGGACTGTACGTCCACTGCTGCACCAAGAACCTCTGTAACGTCAACAGCACCGCTCCCCCAGACCCAG TTGAGCCTACGAGGGAGGAGGACAGCGTGATTCTGCTGGTGGCAGTCCCTCTGCTGGTGTTGCTGATCCTGTCCGTGGCTGTGTGTGGCCTGGTGCTGTGGCTACGCTCCAGACGACAGCACCACAGGCTGGGCTACAGAGAGGACCGTGACGTCTCCATGCTCAAGGTGCCCAGTGGGACAGACCCTACCTACGGG GAAATCTTCGATGAGTTCTGTACCTCAGGCAGTGGGACTGGCCTGCCGTACCTGGTGCAGAGGACCATGGCTCGGCAGATCTCTCTGGTCGAGTGTGTCG GTAAGGGCCGGTATGGGGAGGTGTGGAGGGGCACCTGGATGGGAGAGAGTGTTGCCGTGAAGATCTTCTCCTCCAGAGATGAGCAGTCCTGGTTCCGAGAGACCGAGATCTACAACACTGTGCAGCTCAGACACGACAACATCCTGG GCCTGGCTGTGATGCATTCTCAGACCAGCGATTACCTGGACGTGGGGAACAACCCCAGGGTGGGTACCAAACGCTACATGGCCCCAGAGGTTCTGGATGAGACCATCCGCATGGACATCTTTGAGTCGTACAAGCAGACAGACATCTGGTCCCTGGGCCTGGTTCTCTGGGAGATCTCTAGACGGACCATGGTCAACG GGATAGTGGAGGAGTACCGGCCGCCCTTCTTTGACATGGTGCCCTCTGACCCCAGCTTTGAGGAGATGAAGAAGGTGGTGTGTGTAGACCAGCAGAGACCCAGTCTGCACAACAGGCTGCACTCACACCCG ATCCTGGCTTCCATTGCCAAGGTAATGAAGGAGTGTTGGTTCCAGAGCCCCCCAGCCCGACTCACAGCTCTCCGTGTCAGAAAGACTCTCTCCAAGCTGGACCAGGACCATGGCTACCCCACAGAGAAACTCAAAATGGACCTGTAG
- the acvrl1 gene encoding serine/threonine-protein kinase receptor R3 isoform X2 — MGGAAMVTVLLAGMCLWTSTAHAGPDGVTDLLCTCENKKGTCRNGTCRGAYCFYTKVHGREEKGCFHKDHYKEQCYTSFQGLYVHCCTKNLCNVNSTAPPDPVEPTREEDSVILLVAVPLLVLLILSVAVCGLVLWLRSRRQHHRLGYREDRDVSMLKVPSGTDPTYGEIFDEFCTSGSGTGLPYLVQRTMARQISLVECVGKGRYGEVWRGTWMGESVAVKIFSSRDEQSWFRETEIYNTVQLRHDNILGFIASDMTSKNSSTQLWLITHFHELGSLYDFLQYSSLDPEGCLRMCLSVACGLVHFHTEILSCQGKPAIAHRDLKSRNILVKRNGQCCIADLGLAVMHSQTSDYLDVGNNPRVGTKRYMAPEVLDETIRMDIFESYKQTDIWSLGLVLWEISRRTMVNGIVEEYRPPFFDMVPSDPSFEEMKKVVCVDQQRPSLHNRLHSHPILASIAKVMKECWFQSPPARLTALRVRKTLSKLDQDHGYPTEKLKMDL; from the exons atgGGGGGTGCTGCCATGGTCACAGTGCTGCTGGCTGGGATGTGCCTGTGGACCTCCACAGCTCATGCAG GCCCTGACGGCGTCACCGACCTGCTGTGTACATGTGAGAACAAGAAGGGGACGTGTAGGAACGGCACCTGTAGAGGTGCCTACTGCTTCTACACCAAGGTGCATGGCAGAGAGGAGAAGGGCTGCTTCCACAAGGACCACTACAAGGAGCAGTGTTACACCAGCTTCCAGGGACTGTACGTCCACTGCTGCACCAAGAACCTCTGTAACGTCAACAGCACCGCTCCCCCAGACCCAG TTGAGCCTACGAGGGAGGAGGACAGCGTGATTCTGCTGGTGGCAGTCCCTCTGCTGGTGTTGCTGATCCTGTCCGTGGCTGTGTGTGGCCTGGTGCTGTGGCTACGCTCCAGACGACAGCACCACAGGCTGGGCTACAGAGAGGACCGTGACGTCTCCATGCTCAAGGTGCCCAGTGGGACAGACCCTACCTACGGG GAAATCTTCGATGAGTTCTGTACCTCAGGCAGTGGGACTGGCCTGCCGTACCTGGTGCAGAGGACCATGGCTCGGCAGATCTCTCTGGTCGAGTGTGTCG GTAAGGGCCGGTATGGGGAGGTGTGGAGGGGCACCTGGATGGGAGAGAGTGTTGCCGTGAAGATCTTCTCCTCCAGAGATGAGCAGTCCTGGTTCCGAGAGACCGAGATCTACAACACTGTGCAGCTCAGACACGACAACATCCTGG GCTTCATAGCATCTGACATGACTTCTAAGAACTCCAGCACCCAGCTGTGGCTGATCACCCACTTCCATGAGCTGGGTAGTCTCTACGACTTCCTCCAGTACAGCAGCCTGGACCCCGAGGGCTGCCTAAGGATGTGCCTGTCTGTAGCCTGCGGCCTGGTCCACTTCCACACTGAGATACTCAGCTGCCAGGGCAAGCCTGCCATCGCCCACCGAGACCTGAAGAGCCGGAACATCCTGGTCAAGAGGAACGGACAGTGCTGCATCGCCGAcctgg GCCTGGCTGTGATGCATTCTCAGACCAGCGATTACCTGGACGTGGGGAACAACCCCAGGGTGGGTACCAAACGCTACATGGCCCCAGAGGTTCTGGATGAGACCATCCGCATGGACATCTTTGAGTCGTACAAGCAGACAGACATCTGGTCCCTGGGCCTGGTTCTCTGGGAGATCTCTAGACGGACCATGGTCAACG GGATAGTGGAGGAGTACCGGCCGCCCTTCTTTGACATGGTGCCCTCTGACCCCAGCTTTGAGGAGATGAAGAAGGTGGTGTGTGTAGACCAGCAGAGACCCAGTCTGCACAACAGGCTGCACTCACACCCG ATCCTGGCTTCCATTGCCAAGGTAATGAAGGAGTGTTGGTTCCAGAGCCCCCCAGCCCGACTCACAGCTCTCCGTGTCAGAAAGACTCTCTCCAAGCTGGACCAGGACCATGGCTACCCCACAGAGAAACTCAAAATGGACCTGTAG
- the acvrl1 gene encoding serine/threonine-protein kinase receptor R3 isoform X1 yields MGGAAMVTVLLAGMCLWTSTAHADQSSVGSPSGGPDGVTDLLCTCENKKGTCRNGTCRGAYCFYTKVHGREEKGCFHKDHYKEQCYTSFQGLYVHCCTKNLCNVNSTAPPDPVEPTREEDSVILLVAVPLLVLLILSVAVCGLVLWLRSRRQHHRLGYREDRDVSMLKVPSGTDPTYGEIFDEFCTSGSGTGLPYLVQRTMARQISLVECVGKGRYGEVWRGTWMGESVAVKIFSSRDEQSWFRETEIYNTVQLRHDNILGFIASDMTSKNSSTQLWLITHFHELGSLYDFLQYSSLDPEGCLRMCLSVACGLVHFHTEILSCQGKPAIAHRDLKSRNILVKRNGQCCIADLGLAVMHSQTSDYLDVGNNPRVGTKRYMAPEVLDETIRMDIFESYKQTDIWSLGLVLWEISRRTMVNGIVEEYRPPFFDMVPSDPSFEEMKKVVCVDQQRPSLHNRLHSHPILASIAKVMKECWFQSPPARLTALRVRKTLSKLDQDHGYPTEKLKMDL; encoded by the exons atgGGGGGTGCTGCCATGGTCACAGTGCTGCTGGCTGGGATGTGCCTGTGGACCTCCACAGCTCATGCAG ATCAGTCATCTGTGGGATCGCCGTCCGGGG GCCCTGACGGCGTCACCGACCTGCTGTGTACATGTGAGAACAAGAAGGGGACGTGTAGGAACGGCACCTGTAGAGGTGCCTACTGCTTCTACACCAAGGTGCATGGCAGAGAGGAGAAGGGCTGCTTCCACAAGGACCACTACAAGGAGCAGTGTTACACCAGCTTCCAGGGACTGTACGTCCACTGCTGCACCAAGAACCTCTGTAACGTCAACAGCACCGCTCCCCCAGACCCAG TTGAGCCTACGAGGGAGGAGGACAGCGTGATTCTGCTGGTGGCAGTCCCTCTGCTGGTGTTGCTGATCCTGTCCGTGGCTGTGTGTGGCCTGGTGCTGTGGCTACGCTCCAGACGACAGCACCACAGGCTGGGCTACAGAGAGGACCGTGACGTCTCCATGCTCAAGGTGCCCAGTGGGACAGACCCTACCTACGGG GAAATCTTCGATGAGTTCTGTACCTCAGGCAGTGGGACTGGCCTGCCGTACCTGGTGCAGAGGACCATGGCTCGGCAGATCTCTCTGGTCGAGTGTGTCG GTAAGGGCCGGTATGGGGAGGTGTGGAGGGGCACCTGGATGGGAGAGAGTGTTGCCGTGAAGATCTTCTCCTCCAGAGATGAGCAGTCCTGGTTCCGAGAGACCGAGATCTACAACACTGTGCAGCTCAGACACGACAACATCCTGG GCTTCATAGCATCTGACATGACTTCTAAGAACTCCAGCACCCAGCTGTGGCTGATCACCCACTTCCATGAGCTGGGTAGTCTCTACGACTTCCTCCAGTACAGCAGCCTGGACCCCGAGGGCTGCCTAAGGATGTGCCTGTCTGTAGCCTGCGGCCTGGTCCACTTCCACACTGAGATACTCAGCTGCCAGGGCAAGCCTGCCATCGCCCACCGAGACCTGAAGAGCCGGAACATCCTGGTCAAGAGGAACGGACAGTGCTGCATCGCCGAcctgg GCCTGGCTGTGATGCATTCTCAGACCAGCGATTACCTGGACGTGGGGAACAACCCCAGGGTGGGTACCAAACGCTACATGGCCCCAGAGGTTCTGGATGAGACCATCCGCATGGACATCTTTGAGTCGTACAAGCAGACAGACATCTGGTCCCTGGGCCTGGTTCTCTGGGAGATCTCTAGACGGACCATGGTCAACG GGATAGTGGAGGAGTACCGGCCGCCCTTCTTTGACATGGTGCCCTCTGACCCCAGCTTTGAGGAGATGAAGAAGGTGGTGTGTGTAGACCAGCAGAGACCCAGTCTGCACAACAGGCTGCACTCACACCCG ATCCTGGCTTCCATTGCCAAGGTAATGAAGGAGTGTTGGTTCCAGAGCCCCCCAGCCCGACTCACAGCTCTCCGTGTCAGAAAGACTCTCTCCAAGCTGGACCAGGACCATGGCTACCCCACAGAGAAACTCAAAATGGACCTGTAG